The Sorangiineae bacterium MSr11367 genome window below encodes:
- a CDS encoding SDR family oxidoreductase, translating to MSQSSSLKDRIAVVTGASSGIGEATARRLAREGAAVAVFARRKDRLESLVKSIRDGGGRAQAFAVDAKDRSGLAEAARVIAGEFGVVDLVVNNAGVMLPAPFEDHRLGDFEQMIDVNVTGAVRIVDAFVDPLIAAAAKGGRADLVNISSVGAHGVYANFAVYCATKAAMTHLSRNLRAELGPKQVRVAVVEPGLVDTELQSHATDAAAQEWLAQTRKAFAWLAADDIAETIAYVAGLPRHINLERITVVPTQQV from the coding sequence TCAAGGATCGCATCGCCGTCGTCACGGGAGCCTCCAGCGGCATCGGTGAAGCCACCGCGCGCAGGCTCGCCCGCGAAGGCGCGGCCGTGGCCGTGTTCGCACGGCGCAAAGATCGCCTCGAGTCGCTCGTGAAATCCATTCGCGACGGCGGAGGGCGCGCGCAGGCCTTCGCCGTGGACGCGAAGGATCGCTCGGGCCTGGCCGAGGCGGCGCGGGTCATCGCCGGAGAATTCGGCGTCGTGGATCTGGTCGTCAACAACGCGGGCGTCATGCTCCCGGCGCCCTTCGAGGACCACCGCTTGGGCGACTTCGAACAGATGATCGACGTCAACGTCACGGGCGCCGTGCGCATCGTCGATGCCTTCGTGGATCCGCTGATTGCGGCGGCCGCGAAGGGTGGACGCGCGGACCTGGTGAACATTTCCTCGGTGGGCGCGCACGGCGTCTATGCGAACTTCGCGGTCTATTGTGCGACCAAAGCCGCCATGACGCATCTGTCCCGAAATTTGCGCGCGGAGCTGGGCCCGAAGCAGGTGCGTGTGGCGGTCGTGGAACCGGGGCTCGTGGATACGGAGCTGCAAAGCCACGCGACCGACGCTGCGGCCCAGGAATGGCTTGCGCAGACGCGAAAAGCCTTTGCGTGGCTCGCAGCCGACGACATCGCGGAGACCATTGCCTATGTCGCGGGCCTACCGCGTCACATTAATCTGGAGCGCATCACGGTGGTACCGACGCAGCAGGTGTGA